A genomic window from Peromyscus maniculatus bairdii isolate BWxNUB_F1_BW_parent chromosome 1, HU_Pman_BW_mat_3.1, whole genome shotgun sequence includes:
- the Znf710 gene encoding zinc finger protein 710: MEGFMDSGTQTDAVVVLSLAQAAVLGLVSENELFGATISAEAFYPDLGPELSGTAMGEPGPPGPDIYQLACNGRALEEPPEEEVLEVEAAFEKHTRRKTRPPVRLVPKVKFEKAEEEEEQEVYEVSVPGDDKDPGPAEAPAEVATGGCEALVQSSAVKMIDLSAFSRKPRTLRHLPRTPRPELDMAAFDPPFPDPTRDGFPEPSMALPGPETLPTECGFEPPHLAPMSNPEPPGMTSPELVKPEQGFVWQESGEFEADPAGSTVERHKKAQLDRLDINVQIDDSYLVEAGDRQKRWQCRMCEKSYTSKYNLVTHILGHNGIKPHSCPHCSKLFKQPSHLQTHLLTHQGTRPHKCQVCHKAFTQTSHLKRHMLLHSEVKPYSCHFCGRGFAYPSELKAHEVKHESGRCHVCVECGLDFSTLTQLKRHLASHQGPTLYQCLECDKSFHYRSQLQNHMLKHQNVRPFVCTECGMEFSQIHHLKQHSLTHKGVKEFKCEVCGREFTLQANMKRHMLIHTSVRPYQCHICFKTFVQKQTLKTHMIVHSPVKPFKCKVCGKSFNRMYNLLGHMHLHAGSKPFKCPYCSSKFNLKGNLSRHMKVKHGVMDISLDSQDPMMELAGPDPSELDSRQEMEDFEENAFTYTSVDSSTEASALTEQAMKEMAYYNVL, encoded by the exons ATGGAGGGCTTCATGGACTCAGGGACACAGACGGACGCTGTGGTGGTGCTGTCCTTGGCTCAGGCTGCTGTGCTGGGCCTGGTCTCAGAAAATGAGCTCTTTGGAGCCACCATAAGTGCTGAGGCCTTCTACCCAGACCTAGGGCCAGAACTGTCTGGGACAGCCATGGGGGAGCCGGGACCACCAGGACCCGACATCTATCAGCTGGCCTGTAATGGGCGGGCCCTGGAAGAGCCCCCGGAAGAGGAGGtgttggaggtagaggcagcctTTGAGAAGCACACCCGGAGGAAGACACGGCCCCCTGTGCGGCTGGTCCCCAAGGTCAAGTTTGAGAAGGCcgaagaggaagaggaacaggaagtgtaTGAAGTATCTGTGCCTGGTGATGACAAGGACCCGGGCCCCGCAGAGGCCCCTGCCGAGGTGGCCACGGGTGGCTGTGAGGCCCTGGTGCAGAGCAGTGCCGTCAAGATGATCGACCTCAGCGCCTTCAGCCGCAAGCCCCGGACACTGCGGCACTTGCCTCGAACTCCAAGGCCAGAGCTGGACATGGCCGCGTTCGATCCTCCTTTCCCCGACCCGACCCGGGATGGCTTCCCTGAGCCCAGCATGGCACTACCGGGCCCAGAGACTCTGCCCACCGAATGCGGTTTCGAGCCGCCCCACCTGGCCCCCATGAGCAACCCTGAGCCTCCCGGCATGACGTCACCCGAGCTCGTCAAGCCCGAGCAGGGCTTCGTGTGGCAGGAGTCGGGCGAGTTCGAGGCAGACCCGGCCGGCTCCACGGTGGAGCGGCACAAGAAGGCGCAGCTGGACCGGCTGGACATCAACGTGCAGATCGACGACTCCTACCTGGTGGAGGCGGGGGACCGCCAGAAACGCTGGCAGTGCCGCATGTGCGAGAAATCCTACACGTCCAAGTACAACCTGGTGACGCACATCCTGGGCCACAACGGCATCAAGCCGCACTCGTGCCCGCACTGCAGCAAGCTCTTCAAGCAGCCCAGCCACCTGCAGACGCACCTGCTGACGCACCAGGGCACACGGCCTCACAAGTGCCAGGTGTGCCACAAGGCGTTCACGCAGACCAGCCACCTCAAACGCCACATGCTGCTCCACTCCGAGGTCAAGCCCTACAGCTGCCACTTCTGCGGCCGCGGCTTTGCCTACCCCAGCGAGCTGAAGGCCCACGAGGTGAAGCACGAGAGCGGCCGCTGCCACGTCTGCGTCGAGTGCGGCCTAGACTTCTCCACCCTGACCCAGCTCAAGCGCCACCTGGCCTCCCACCAAGGCCCCACCCTCTACCAGTGCCTCGAGTGCGACAAGTCCTTCCATTACCGCAGCCAGCTCCAAAACCACATGCTCAAGCACCAGAATGTGCGGCCCTTCGTGTGCACCGAGTGCGGCATGGAGTTCAGCCAGATCCATCACCTCAAGCAGCACTCCCTCACCCACAAG GGCGTAAAAGAGTTCAAGTGTGAGGTATGTGGCCGAGAGTTCACCCTGCAGGCCAACATGAAGCGCCACATGCTGATCCACACCAGCGTCCGGCCCTACCAGTGCCACATCTGCTTCAAGACCTTCGTGCAGAAGCAGACGCTCAAGACTCACATGATTGTGCACTCGCCCGTGAAGCCATTCAAGTGCAAG GTGTGTGGGAAGTCCTTCAATCGCATGTACAACCTGCTGGGCCACATGCACCTGCACGCGGGCAGCAAGCCGTTCAAGTGCCCGTACTGCTCCAGCAAGTTCAACCTCAAGGGAAACCTGAGCCGGCACATGAAGGTCAAGCACGGCGTCATGGACATCAGCCTGGACAGCCAAG ACCCCATGATGGAGCTGGCAGGCCCCGACCCCTCTGAACTTGACAGCCGGCAGGAGATGGAGGACTTCGAGGAAAACGCCTTTACCTACACCAGTGTGGACAGCAGCACAGAGGCCAGCGCCCTCACTGAGCAGGCCATGAAAGAGATGGCCTACTACAACGTGCTATAG